The DNA sequence AGTCCGCTTCCGAAGGTTGTGTGACCGACGAGTAAGCGCTGGCTTGAACTGGTGAAATCAGAAACGCCCGGAGCCGGTTGGCTGCGGGTGTTTTTTGTTGGCAGGGTGTAGCTGTTTTTATCTACCACGAAAGCCACGAAAAGCACGAAAGTAGTGATTGTGAAAAGAACCTGGGTGGTCGCGGATGTAATCCGTGATTGCCAGAGGCAACAGGATGTCTCGGTGTGAAGGTTGTTTGTTGATGAGTTGAACCTCACTGGTCTGTTACAGGTGGGGTAGGTTGTTCTGATTTGTGTGAGTGAGCTGGGACATCCTGCTCGCTGCGCTCGGCTCGGATTGCATCCGAGCCCACCCGGTTATTTGTTTATTTTGTCTGAAAATTCAAACTCTGGGGATTTCTGGAAACCAAAGTGCAGTGGTGGTCGTCTCTATCAGGAGTGGGCGAATTCTTTCAGAAGGAGAGACTGCCATGCGTGTGATGTTCCTGAGCTGGGGTGGATGTCTGTTGCTGCTGAGCTGTCTGACTGCGCCTGTGTGGGCGCTGGGCATGGAAGACTTTGGCAATAAACCGTTGAATGCGGGGAACTTCCAGGAGTGGCCGGGGATTATGCCGGTGGTGAATGATACGCACCGGGTGTACCACTACTGGGTGAATGGCAGCGAGGCTTGTTTCTATCAAGGCGATACTGCAGCAGTCAACGCGGCGTTAAAGCACTTCGCGGCGACCCCGGAGAAGGTGCATGAAGTTGTGCTGCTGCCGGGACCGGCTGAAATTAACTCATTTATGAAAGACAAGACATTCAAGTTCAACTGGAAACTGCAAATGGTCGGCGGGGTAGCAAAACATATGGCATCGCAGGATCAGGGAGCCCAGATCTGGAATGAGCATCCGATCCTGACGATTTATATCGGGGGGGAAATCCAGTTTGACAAGTTACAGATCCCCAAAGGGGTGGTCGTACTCGAACAGGCCGATCTGGAAAAACGTTATGCCCGGGCCCTGAGCAGTACTGACCGAACTGTACGCGGCTGGAGTACTGGCTACCTGGCGGCGGTGAACCGCTATAGTGAATCGAATATGAAAGCGATTGCGAAATTACTGCAGGACGAACAGAACTGGGTGCGGCTGAATGCAGCCGGGGCGCTGGCGACTTATGGCTGGCAGGCGAAGCCACTGTTGCCGGCCTTACGCGAGGCAATGCAGACAGAAGACGAACAATTGAAAACGCGGATCCAGCAGACAATCGAACGCATCGAACAGGCCCCAGATGAGAGTGCCGCTGCGAAAGCACGGCAGGCAAAGCTGGATCAAATTCACGAGTATTGCGCGGGGTTGAAGAAGTAAGCGTAGGTTGATTTTGATTTTACTACCACGAAAGGCACGAAAAACACGAAAGTGGTGGAACCGGGTTTGAGGGGGAAATGTCTCTCTGGTTGTTGTGAGAGAAACTGGGACTTCTGGTTTGTTACTCTCGAGCTCAGGTTATATTTGGGCGTACCTGATTGATTCGTCGTTTTCTACTGGAGACCATTCCCGAGCCATGAATTTCCTGATTTACCGCTATCAGTGTGGTAGTTGTCAGTGCTGGTTTGAGCATTACGAGATGACTCCCGTTGTCTATGGTGAGTTTCTGATGCGGAGTGCAACGCGGCGGGCGGAACGCTATTTAAATGGGCTCACCGACCCGGTTTATGAGGAAGTCGCTCGATTACTTCGCCTGGAAACGAGCGTTGGGAGCCGGAGTGACAGGGAACAGTCCGATCTTTTGCAAACCATTTTTGGGGTGGCCTGTGATCCGGATGCGGATGGTGGGTTATTCCAAATGAATCTGCTGCCCCGTTGTCCTGATTGCGGGGGTGAGGAGATCAGCCATTATGTAGCCTCCGAGCCACCCCGATTTGTTGATCTGGAGATTCCTCACGTAACACATCACCGGTGGAATGCGCTGAATCAGGCAGAGAAACTTCTGGTTCTGGAGAATGAACTCAAACAACATGGGTTTTGAGTTTACTACCACGAAAGGCGCGCAAAACACGAAAGTGGTGGCCAGGTTGTGCTTTTTATTTGCACGGTTCATACCAAAGTTGTTTCAACCGGGGCTAAGGCCCTGCGGCTAATGGGTCTGTTGTGCTGGCGATGTGTTATCTGCAGGTCTGTTGTAGAACCATGGTGTCTGGTTTTCACTGGTGTTGCAAGTGTACCTCGCTTCGGTGGTGCCTTTGGTTAGGATTCGGGGTCAGCTGTATTTTTTCTTGAGCTTGTTGTAGTAGTCGTTGAGCTCTTCGTCGGTCATGTTCTCGATCTCTTCGATGGACTTGTTGAAGTTTCGGCTCTGGGTGTACTTGACGGTGAGTTCGATGCCCAGAAGTTTGTCGATGCGTTCGCAGGCGCGGAGGCGTTCGTGCCGGGATGATTCCGGGTCTTCGATGATACTGCGGTAGAAGTAAAAGGAATCGGTGCGGTGTTCGTCGTCTTTGCGTTCGACGAATTCCTGCATTTCGCGGCGGGCACGGTGGAGATAGCGTGTGGCGGAGCGACGGCTGAGATTGTAACGGGTGGCGATCGCGGTTTTGATGTCGGACGCGTATCTGCCGAGGGCGATCATTTTCTGGATGAGACGGACGACGACGGTCTGTTCGTCTCGGGAGAGATATCTGCGGGGAGGAGTTGTGGGTTCGGTCATGGGTGAATCCTTTGCTGTTAGGAGCTTCGGTTTTGGGTTGGGGCAGGTTGTTGCGACCTCCTGCGCGCTGCGCTCGCCCGATTCTGTGAGCGGCAAGGCGCCAGCCGCCGGTATAAAAGGTTGACGCGAACCTTAGTACCGGTGGCTCGCGGCATTCCGCTCATGAGGGGGTGTTCTATGAATTCCCATCATGGATCAGAGCATGCGGGCTGTCGCGAGGCGGGCGACCACACAGGGTCGCCCCTACGTTTAGTGGAATTGATAGTCGAGTGTTTGTGATGGAACTGATCCTTTTCTCTTGCAGGTTTTGTAAAGTGCTTCCGGGCCGGTTAACCGTTGTTCGGAGTGAGGCTGATTGTGTGGAAGGGCACGTGGGGGTCAAGACAGAATTTTGTCCTTTTGTGTCCGGGATTTTGTCCTGGTGTGTCTCGGATTTTGTCCCGATCTGTCTGGGGTTTGTCCCGCTGTGGCCTGGCTGCTTAAGGGGGAACGATTGCGAACCGCTGCGGGTTGTTCCAGTGAATCGAGAGTGAAAATCGATGGTGATTCAGGTGTTGTTGAGACAGTGATGCTTGATGTTCCCGTGTGTGTTGACGTGCCTCGCGCGCGAGCCAGAAAGGGAACAGCATACGCTTCGGCAGGTGGGGAACAAGGGGAGTCTGTTCAGCTGGGAGTGCGGGAAGTTCAGTGGCGCAGACGCCGTGATGAAAAAATGTTTCGTACTGTGACTGGGATGTGTTAGGATGAATGACTTACTGCTGAGTGTCGTTTGAGGGACCGAAGTGAAAGGGCTTGAGATGATGAATGAATCAAAAGAGAGCAAAGCCGATGTGAATCAGGCGGTTCCCAAATATCAGATGGTGGCTTTATCCATCGGTCTCTTTTTTGGTTTCGTTGTCAGCCGGGAAATTCGTGAGGCCTTTCGAGAATCGGCGGGCGACTGGGGATCTTTGGGGATTGCGGTCGTGCTGTCTGCTGTGAGTGCAGGTACGCTTGCCTACATCGTTGCCAAAGTACTGGAACGCAAATCTGCATCGTGAGCCGTTGCTGGCAACCGTTGTTAACACGGCCGCGCCGCTGGGAATAATCACACCCACCAGAGGCGGGTTTAATGCGATCTCAATGTTGCCAGGATGGGAGCCCGGACCGCGGAGAGGACTGCGAAAAAGGCAGACATCATACCGGTAATCAGCACCGCGAGAAGAATCAACATACCGCTGAACCAGGGGATGTCCGCACCGGTGGAGAGCAGGTGCGGCAGCATGGCCAGCAGAGCTGAGACGATGCCGGACGCGAGACCCCAGATCAGCAGGAAGGCGTTTTCCGCGAGGACGATCAACGCGACATCGGAGCCAGTCATGCCGACGGCGCGGAGCAGGGCCAGTTCGCTTCTTCGTTCAACGACGTTTCGCAGCATGACGGTCGCCAGCCCCAGGGTGCCGAGGAGGAGACCGAGGCCGCCCAATGTCTGGAAGGTGGAGAGGTAGGTGTTCTGGACGGCGAGGAAGTCAGCAAGACGATTGGCGACGAGGTCGGCATCGAAGCCGTATTCGGTGAGGCCGGTCTCGAGTATGGACGAGAGTTGGGCGGCGTCCTTCGGCGGGATTTCGATCAGGAAATACTGGAAGCCGGTCTGTTCGGGGAACAGCTGCTGGAAGTGCTGTTCGGAGATGAGCAGCACGCCCTGGAAGATGCTGCCATCGAACATGCCTTTGATTTTCAATTTGTGTTCGGGACGTTCGTCGGAAGGAATGCCGACACTGGCGCCGATGCCTTTATGGAGGCTGTACATGAGCGTATTCATATCGCCCAGGGCGGGGATGGAACCATCGTCCTGCGGCTGGTTGAGCAGTTCCCAGGGATTGTCGCCCGGGGTGTCGGCGAATTTGAAGCCGCCGCGTTCGATGAGTTCCTGCGGCACGCCGAGGATGGTGGGGACGGTGGTTTGATAGATATTCAGGCAGCTGGCGTTCTCACCCGGTTTGACGCGGAAGGGGATCGCCTGCATTTCTTTGAGCAGCCGTTTCGTTTCGGGATCGTCGGGAGCGTTGACCAGCATTTTGTCGCGACCATCGACTGTGTTGAGGTCAAAGATCAGGGGGGACGAAGTTTCCGCGACGAGGGTGAAGCCGCCGTTACCGGAGTCTTTGTCGGGTTCTTCGACGGCGGGGTTACGATGTCCTGCGGCGACGGAGACAAGGACGAAGGTCGCCGAGGCGATGAGCGCGGTGGTAAGGACGCTGCGTTGACGGAAGCGACCGGCGTTACGGAAGCCGAGCTTCATCAGTGCAAAGCCGCCGTTCCCCTGGATGGGGG is a window from the Gimesia benthica genome containing:
- a CDS encoding HEAT repeat domain-containing protein: MRVMFLSWGGCLLLLSCLTAPVWALGMEDFGNKPLNAGNFQEWPGIMPVVNDTHRVYHYWVNGSEACFYQGDTAAVNAALKHFAATPEKVHEVVLLPGPAEINSFMKDKTFKFNWKLQMVGGVAKHMASQDQGAQIWNEHPILTIYIGGEIQFDKLQIPKGVVVLEQADLEKRYARALSSTDRTVRGWSTGYLAAVNRYSESNMKAIAKLLQDEQNWVRLNAAGALATYGWQAKPLLPALREAMQTEDEQLKTRIQQTIERIEQAPDESAAAKARQAKLDQIHEYCAGLKK